The genomic segment caactcaaactttatttgtcacatgcgctgaatacaacaagtgtagatcttTCCGTGAAAtactttacttacaagcccttaacaaacagtgcagttcaagaagagttaagagaATATTTACCcaataaactaaagtaacaaataataaaACAGTTGAActtgtccggtggccatttgattaattgttcagcagtcttatgacttggggttagaagctgttattGGTTTACCCTAACAAGTCCTGAAACAAATCATCAGCCAACTATCATGCTTAGAAGGTATATAGTGTCTTATTGGTTCACCCTAACAAGTTGTTTCAGTATGGGGAGAGGATAGAATGTAAGGGCGCTTCATTAATGTATTGAGGCcattacatatacagtatttcaCAATGCTAGGACACAGATTTGGTCTCCTAACCTTGTTCTGGTTGATTGACTCTCTAACAGTGCCTTCACACAGAGACCATGGTTGCAGCAGCTGAATGTAGCGCGGACTCTGGCCAGGAGGAGTGCTCAGCACATTGGGTAGACACCAGGATCCTGGTCATTAGGCAGATTAAACATACTGAAACAAGGAGGGACAACCTGGAATTGTCCAAAAAGGAACTCTTAtttgagtttttattttttacagtgaACAAGATGAGACTTTGGAACGGATGATGCCTGAAACAATGCGGACGACTTAGAATTACGTTCCTTTGGATGAGGCTTATAGATATAGTCAGTACTGTGTTTGATTTGTGTGCAGAAAGTTTACAAAGGCAGGCAGTGGATTCTCAGTCATTCCTATTCTCAAGTAACAAAAAACGTATCATATTTCACTGGCTATTTGTAGTAGCCAAATGTGAAtggaattattattattctaGAATCATTCAGTTGACTGAATGTGACTATGTGGTTGTGCTGTATGTGATTGTACTGAATGTGACTATGTGGTTGTGCTGTATGTGATTGTACTGAATGTGACTATGTGGTTGTGCTGTATGTGATTGTACTGAATGTGGTTGTACTGTACGTGATTGTAAGTGTTTGACATGGGTCTAATTGAggctccaaccccccccccccccccccctttatccTGCTGCCTTAAAACTCTTTTATTAAGATGTGGATCATTATTGCTCATATGAGTCTGTGCAGTGTCAAAataatacatactgtatttcACAGAGTATTTGACAAACTCTTTATTTACGTTACAAAACTGACAACTACTGTGACGATGTGTTAGCACAGCATGTGTCATCATTCCCCTGCAGTGTGTGGATTTACACAGCAATATAGCAGACAGCTTAAAtagtttatttaacctttatttcactagacaagtcagttcagaacaaccTTCTCAACCTTCTTGACAGGTAAGAAACACTTGGTTAGTGTATGTGTCTTATCCAATGGGTTGTCAGGTGAACGTTGAAGATGCTTCTTGGAGGTGATCTAATGATGTCATTGAATCGCTGTCATTGAGTTGCTTACTGGACAAGACAATTATTCACTGAAAATGAAATCTGTCTTTCATTTCACTTATGTTGATACTTGATTGGCTATTTGCTGTCttttgaaaatacaaaaataaatataacTGTTTTATGAAGCACTTGTAGACATTCATTGTtttcaaaatcatattttcagCAAAACAGATACATACTTTTACAatatgacatcaaatcaaataaaaataaagtaaGTGATATGTAAATGATTGGCAAAAGGCTccaaccacccaagtcatagactgttcactctgctaccacacgggaAGCGATACgagagcaccaagtctgggacaaaaggctccttaacagcttctacccccaagccattagactgctgaacagcttctacccccaagtcattagactgctgaacagcttccacccccaagtcattagactgctgaacagcttctacccccaagtcattggactgctgaacagcttctacccccaagtcattagactgctgaacagcttctacccccaagtcattagactgctgaacagcttctacccccaagtcattagactgctgaacagcttctacccccaagccattagactgatgaacagcttctacccccaagtcattagaatgctgaacagcttctacccccaagtcattagactgctgaacagcttctatccccaagccattacactgctgaacagcttctacccccaagccataagactcctgaacagcttctacccccaagccattagactgctgaacagcttccacccccaagtcattagactgctgaacagcttccacccccaagtcattagactgctgaacagcttctacccccaagtcattagactgctgaacagcttctacccccaagtcattagaatgctgaacagcttctacccccaagtcattagactgctgaacagcttctatccccaagccattagactgctgatcagcttctacccccaagtcattagaattctgaacagcttctacctccaagtcattagaatgctgaacagcttctacgccaagtcattagactgctgaacagcttctacccccaagtcattagactgcagaacagcttctacccccaagccatacgactgctgaacagcttctacccccaagtcattagattgctgaacagcttctacccccaagtcatacgactgctgaacagcttctacccccaagtcattagattgCTGAacaagcttctacccccaagccattagactgctgaacagcttctacccccaagccattagactgctgaacagcttctaccccaaagccattagactgctgaacagcttctaccccaagttATAGGACTGCTGaacagcatctacccccaagtcagactgctgaacagcttctacccccaagccattagactgctgaacagcttctacccccaagccattagactgctgaacgttaattaaatggccacctgcactatttgcattgacctttGTCATTGATGTATTTTTCTAATTGTTTTCCACTGACTCTCTTGAATTGGCTCGATGCAcactcactacactctacccacacattcactgtGACACTGACCCGACTTTCACACTAGTTGCTGCTACTGTGTTTTTTATCTATGCTGattgcatagtcacttttacccttacctacatggacatactgtattacctcaactacctcgcacccatgcacattgactcggtactggtactccttgtatatagccttgttattgttattgtgttactatttagaaaatattttcttacttttttaactctgcattgttgggaatgtgCTCGTAATAAAGCCTCTCACAGTTGTTTTCTGCGTGTGTGACCAATACGATTAGACTCTCATCTGAACAAATGAATGCTCTCGTTGTTATAATGAGGaatttaattaaataatttgTTTTTCCTTGAAGATTTGAATGGGCTGAGAAAGCCTTTCTTGATGGATCTAGACAATCTGGTGAAAAGGGAGGGTTTGCGACTCTTCTCTTCAAGTGGGAAGGACGATGCGATATCATAAATTCCCTCTGGAGAAAAGGAGCCATGAGATGTTGTCATCGTCTCTGCAACGAAAGACCATCCAGCATGCCATCAATTTACATTTTAACTCATTTATCAGACACagttatccagagagacttacaggagcaattaggatgaAGTGCCTAGCTCAagagcacattgacagattttgccTCGTGAACTCAGGGATTCTGAACCAGCAAcctatcggttactggcccaacctcttaacccactaggctaccacccagcccacagtacagtatgtcatagGTAACAACTCAGAGGAGTACAATGTCTTTCCAaatgaattagtggaatggtaaagTGATAATGTCTCCGTCTTGACTGAGCAGCAGCCTCAACAACAGCAGGGCTTACCTGTAAAGTACACAGTAGGggaaatgttctgaggctggtactCCAGAGACTCTTGAGGACAGAGGTTCTTACTAACTTTCTTGGAACCCTGGTTGGTGGGAAAAGGCACATTAAAACAAACTGAAATTTTTTCGATATCTTAAAGTACAGGATATCAATTGCAAAGAAGCAGTGCAATGCCATGACACAAAGAGTCATATATCTCATAAAAGGTTAACAGCAGTGTTATTCATGAAAGATGTATGTGTACTATACCTTTGTGTTAAAGGTGAGGACCTGCTCTCCAGTACTGCTGATGGTATCCCTTTCCAAATCAAACACGCCTTCTACAATGTCACTGGTGGCCACGCTGGTAGTGGACTCAAAATAACATTTAGCAGTGGCTTTGGTGATCATTTGAAGAATGACCATGCAAGTAGAAGTCTTTGGATCATTCTGGACTGAAACATCAAAGTTTATGTTTTCATAATCATCTGACCACTGTCTCAGGAAGCCCTTCACTGTCTCTTCAGCAAATATCTGGAGAAGCTGAGAGGAGAGCTCCTTGGATATGGCACATTGTTCCTTTCCCCATTTCAGCCTTGAAAGAATGGAGTCTGAAGCACTTTTGGCTGCTTCTAATGTTAAGACCTGTGGAGTGCTGTGGCTGTCCTGAAGGGCTATCACTTTATCCACCAATTCATGGCTGAAAATGTGGATGGTCCAAGTGGATATgatttttctcaatttcctaaCAGCAGATCGGAGGTCGTCAAGATGTGAAGCACCCTGTCCATTTTCCTGTGTGTTCTCAACACTTTCCACCATAATGTCCACTACCACCCCAGCAGCTTGCCTGACTTTGTCCACAAAGGTTACAGGAAGTAAGTCCTCTGTGTGAAAGAAGTCctcaatgattgtgtttctaacaATGGGAAAGTCAATCTGAGCAGGAAACTCAGTGGGGATGGGAGTCCCGGGTAAGGCAAAGTGCCATTTCGACTGCCTTAATTTTGAAGTAGgtgttagagagatggaggagcgtGAAGAAGAGGTATTTCTTGTATTTTGGCTGTCAGCACTCCTACAACGGATCGTGTCAATATCCTCCAGCATGGATCCTGAGAGCTCAGTGGTTTTAGGTAGTAATTTGTGCGGAATGTCCACACAGGCATTGTTTCCACCAGGTGTAACACTGCTCTGGTTGACCTCAAGATGGCCGAGACTTGCTCTTTGTGATGCAGGACTACTTTGATGTGTAAAGATTTGGATTGAACCAAGTGTTGTGTCTGATCTTTGAAGATCTTTTCTGAGAAACTCCGTAATCTTACATTGCAGACTGTAGTAGATGTTACGAGCAACAGACCAGATCCTTTTCTCAGAAACCTCTCCAGTGGTGAGCAGGGAGGTTCCAGATACCATGTCAGATGATTGGGTGGTCTGGGTGAGCTCCTGCTGGTCTTTCACCATGGTTTGTATAATATCAGTAGATGTGGTGGATGTAGATACAGACTGAAGGTACTTATCTGTTGTACCTTCCTCCACAATGTTAAATGATCTAGAGAGGACCTCACTCACTCCTTTCTCAGCTTTGGTTTGGAACTCATGACTAGAGAGTTTTTGGAGGCTCTTTGTTGAAAGACTGTGGGAAGATGCAATGCCTTTGGAGGCAGCCGTGCAGCAATCTAGACTTACTGGAGAGGTTCGCTCAGTAGAACCTTGGAGACGTTCAAACATGTCTTCACATGGTGTTGGGGACCTTGACAAGGAGATGTCCTTCAGCTGAGACAGAACACCACCTACCAACATGTTGACCTCAAGGGACATATCAGATATTTTCTTTCCTACTGTGGAGAAGCAAGGTGCATTTGATGTCTGATCCTCGCATGAGGTCAAGATTGTTGAAATGACCTGTTTGGTACTATTGTTCATTAGACCCTCGTCTGTTTCAATCCAGAGAAGTTTTGAACTCTCGCTGACACCCATGTGTAGAGTCACTTCCTGGTTCAAACTGGGCAAGTGAGGCACACTCTTACTAGCTTGCGTCAAGTTCTGGCTTGCCAAACCAAGGTACTCCTTAGTCACAAGATGTCCAGAGTCCTCTGTGGGTGTATGGCTAGACATTCTTCTCTGCACGTCTGACCTCCGCCGGTGAATGGTGAAGCCCTTTAATGTCTTCTTAATATTTGTATATAAACTAGTGGTAGCAGACCAGATCCTGCTCTTTCGCTTTTGTACATTTTCCTGGaggtcaggttctctctcctctacttctgCAGGTTGCGCCAAGCTCTGCAGGTCTTCCACAAATGTGTCAATGATGCCAAAGGCAGCAGAATCCGCACAAATATGCTTTGACAAGGTTCTCTGGTTTTGAACGGAACAAGACCTGGATGCTACAGAATAAGCAGGCTGTGCACTAGTTAAGCTACTGGTGGACTTTTTAACTAGGAACTCACTCACTGCTTgagtggtgtctctcttgaaTTCCTCACTTGAGAGTTTTCTAATACAATCTAACAGACTGGTCAAAGAAGCTGTGGCCTTACTTCTGCTGTCCTCATTTTGACAGGAGAACTCACAAACTATTGGTGATGAGGACCTGGAATGGGAGATATCCCCAAGCTGAGCCAGAACACCCTCTAcaaatttctctctctcaatagaGAAGCCTGATCCTTTTTCTCCAACAGTGTACAGGGGGTCCTCCTTTGACATCTCAGTGTTGTACAAGACCAGAAGCTCTGAGATTACTTCTTTGGTGCAAGTTGTCAGAAGGAGCTTGCTTTCTTCTGACTCAGTGTGTGCCCAAAGAAGTTTTGATCTCTCACTTAGGCCTCTTTGTAAAGTAACTGCACCAGTGGACTCTGGCAACTGAGGCTCACTCTTACTGGGCCTATATTTCATGTTTAAGCAAGGAAGTGGAACTGTCTCCTTAAACTCAGCATTTGTGATGTTATCATCATATGTGACAATGCTCTTTAAGGCACATCGCTGAAGCTTGCCGAAATAATCTTTCAAGTTGTTTTGGATGCTGTGGTAAATGTGAACAGCAGCAGACCAGGCACTCTTCTGTTGGGGACTCTCTTCAGATTCAGCCAAGGACTTCATATCTGACACGAAAGTCTTAACAACTACTGACGCTGCTGAGCCCACTGGGTGAATTGACTCTGTCTTTACAATGCCAGACAATGTTTGACCTGATACAGCACCTGTTAACTCAGACTGAACGACTGAACTAGGAAAGCTCAAACTACTGACTTTTTTGTCAAGAACTCCACTCACTGCTTGTATTGCTGATGTTTGAAACTCCCGGCTGGAGAGTTTTTGGATGCTCTTAGATGTGAGCGTGCAGGAGGAACCAGATTCACTAATATTGTAGCTGCTCTCGTATTTCCTTATCAGGGCATCAAGATCCTCAATGAAGCCAACGTGCGATGCCAAATACGTGATCTTGTCCTTCAGATCTTCCAGCAAATTCTGTTCGTTCTCGTCAACAAAAGCCACCATTGGGTCAGAGATGGTGGTCATGACTTGCCCTGTTAGACTCTTGCTCTCTTGGTCAACTTTTTCAAGTTTAGCAGCCAGCTCTCTCACCATGCTCTCAGTCACCATGGTCTGTGAGTCTCCCCTTACCGGTGTCACTAGAGAGGTTTGGCTAGAGGAGGCACTCTTAACGACCACTGATAAGGCCGACTTGACATCTTTAGCCAACTCTGCCATTACAGCAGGGGTTAGCATCATAGAGCCTGCACTTCCagatggagaattggacatgcatGCAAGTTTGGAGAGAGAACCTTGCAGGCTGTCCTGCACACAGGTGACGAGGGTGTCCTCTGAGACACCTAAGAGGACTTGTAGCGTCTCAGAGTTGGTTGTTTTTTTCTGCACatcagacagagaggttagaatccttggggaaaaaaacaacagaaatcatcAAAGTCAAACAAATAATATGTAAGGCTGTGATGcacattcagtgtgtcaaatacatCTGCACCATTGAAAACAATGAGGAAAACGCTGCTGTTTCTCTGAGAAAAAACCTTAGTGTGATGTCAGCCTAACTGTTTAATTTCTAaagcccaataaaatgtattttgtataaGTCATTTGTATTGAAACTGGCCTGTAGATATCTATCTATCCTGGCAATATCTATCCTCTACAAAAATCCAAATTGCTATAAACTTCAAATACTGTAACTTCTAATAACTTCAAGGACAATCATAAATACAAGGCAGTTTGAAGAAATGTTAAAGGGAAATTTCTAAatgtttcaacttcatattcatcatctccagcaccaccccaacatcagcaTATGTGAAAAACGGGCATTTCTATGTTTTATAGTAAAAAAGaaagaggaagataagtgttttctatgacatcaaccaattagtaggcaatgcctactcataattggttaaaatcacacgaTGCACACTGATGATGTCATTAGACTCTAGAGCTGAGCATTTAACcaacatttttgttatttttcggtttttaaacaactaattgaccgacgtcggctcaattatttgaattccatatagttaatttttttcttcttctgtgagcTCGATGCtcagtttctgtagagataaatcagatcaagcacGAACTAtgcaatgtagtagggagttgtagtttccaacaggtcaatattctacatagtttagcacaGAAAATATGGCAATTAAAGCCCATAATCCATTGCACGCCCACTTACTTGTCCACTCTGTGTGGAGCAGATACGGAAACCTCATTGACTGAGACGGAGAGACGAGAGAATGCATGAGAGAGATAAAAAGCAGTTGTGTTGCGAGGATTCTCTACCtggaaatacatgatctaagtgattgacagtTGGTGTTCAGTGGTCATAAAAGTAGGTCTTATTTACTtagaagaactactaaaatagtgattttgtcagacaggataagcagcagctctatagagatgagttgatgacttggaatgaaataataaagtcatcaaataaatattttatatgaGAAAGTAAATGATGGTTGATAAGTCATAAACagtaatggacagtcactaccatcatgggacttttattcattgttttattatgtgttgttacagcattcaacacacATAATCCATAGTGCATTCAATGTCTAAAAAAAGTATCCaaaaccgtgattatttttttaatatttgaATCGAAACCaaaccaacctcaaaaagcactaatttcTTAGCACTATTGGAAACAGTTACATCCctctatattttttttactacaaaGCATGGAAATGTGTAATTTTCACATATGGTGATGCtggagatttttattttttattttatttattttacctttatttaaccaggtaggcaagttgagaacaagttctcatttacaattgcgacctggccaagataaagcaaagcagttcgacagataaaacgacacagagttacacatggagtaaaaacaaacatacagtcaataatgcagtataaacaagtctatatacaatgtgagcaaatgaggtgagaagggaggtaaaggcaaaaaaggccatgatggcaaagtaaatacaatatagcaagtaaaatactggaatggtagttttgcaatggaagaatgtgcaaagtagaaataaaaataatggggtgcaaaggagcaaaataaataaataaattaaaattaaatacagttgggaaagaggtagttgtttgggctaaattataggtgggctatgtacaggtgcagtaatctgtgagctgctctgacagttggtgcttaaagctagtgagggagataagtgtttccagtttcagagatttttgtagttcgttccagtcattggcagcagagaactggaaggagaggcggccaaagaaataattggttttgggggtgactagagagatatacctgctggagcgtgtgctacaggtgggagatgctatggtgaccagcgagctgagataaggggggactttacctagcagggtcttgtagatgacatggagccagtgggtttggcgacgagtatgaagcgagggccagccaacgagagcgtacaggtcacaatggtgggtagtatatggggctttggtgataaaacggattgcactgtgatagactgcatccaatttgttgagtagggtattggaggctattttgtaaatgacatcgccaaagtcgaggattggtaggatggtcagttttacaagggtatgtttggcagcatgagtgaaggatgctttgttgcgaaataggaagccaattctagatttaactttggattggagatgtttgatatgggtctggaaggagagtttacagtctaaccagacacctaagtatttgtagttgtccacgtattctaagtcagagccgtccagagtagtgatgttggacaggcgggtaggtgcaggtagcgatcggttgaagagcatgcatttagttttacttgtatttaagagcaattggaggccacggaaggagagttgtatggcattgaagcttgcctggagggttgttaacacagtgtccaaagaagggccggaagtatacagaatggtgtcgtctgcgtagaggtggatcagggactcaccagcagcaagagcgacctcattgatgtatacagagaagagagtcggtccaagaattgaaccctgtggcacccccatagagactgccagaggtccggacagcagaccctccgatttgacacactgaactctatcagagaagtagttggtgaaccaggcgaggcaatcatttgagaaaccaaggctgtcgagtctgccgatgaggatatggtgattgacagagtcgaaagccttggccagatcaatgaatacggctgcacagtaatgtttcttatcgatggcggttaagatatcgtttaggaccttgagcatggctgaggtgcacccatgaccagctctgaaaccagattgcatagcagagaaggtatggtgagattcgaaatggtcggtaatctgtttgttgacttggctttcgaagaccttagaaaggcacggtaggatagatataggtctgtagcagtttgggtcaagagtgtcccccccctttgaagagggggatgaccgcagctgctttccaatctttgggaatctcagacgacacgaaagagaggttgaacaggctagtaataggggtggcaacaatttcggcagataattttagaaagaaagggtccagattgtctagatgaatatgaagttgttaAATTTCCCTTTAAGAACATACCTCATGGCCCCCTTGGGCAGGTAGCTTCCACTGCCCT from the Oncorhynchus kisutch isolate 150728-3 linkage group LG4, Okis_V2, whole genome shotgun sequence genome contains:
- the LOC116373912 gene encoding uncharacterized protein LOC116373912, whose amino-acid sequence is MFDPLTKQQLAGLCLRIVQFLSDKLMQIIIPGLYELLGIQDAASSPLSQRSLTASLTSLLDDKTNTKSRVRFTEAGVPKRPGSRKSYNSFRIPTPYPSSNCMEQEEEEEQESQLKFKEIYLTKGSGSYLPKGAMRILTSLSDVQKKTTNSETLQVLLGVSEDTLVTCVQDSLQGSLSKLACMSNSPSGSAGSMMLTPAVMAELAKDVKSALSVVVKSASSSQTSLVTPVRGDSQTMVTESMVRELAAKLEKVDQESKSLTGQVMTTISDPMVAFVDENEQNLLEDLKDKITYLASHVGFIEDLDALIRKYESSYNISESGSSCTLTSKSIQKLSSREFQTSAIQAVLLSEPLQ
- the LOC116373928 gene encoding uncharacterized protein LOC116373928, translating into MLEDIDTIRCRSADSQNTRNTSSSRSSISLTPTSKLRQSKWHFALPGTPIPTEFPAQIDFPIVRNTIIEDFFHTEDLLPVTFVDKVRQAAGVVVDIMVESVENTQENGQGASHLDDLRSAVRKLRKIISTWTIHIFSHELVDKVIALQDSHSTPQVLTLEAAKSASDSILSRLKWGKEQCAISKELSSQLLQIFAEETVKGFLRQWSDDYENINFDVSVQNDPKTSTCMVILQMITKATAKCYFESTTSVATSDIVEGVFDLERDTISSTGEQVLTFNTKGSKKVSKNLCPQESLEYQPQNISPTVYFTETMTTSHGSFSPEGIYDIASSFPLEEKSRKPSLFTRLSRSIKKGFLSPFKSSRKNKLFN